The Xanthobacter flavus genome includes a window with the following:
- a CDS encoding nucleobase:cation symporter-2 family protein, producing MSQAVHPVDEVLPTPKLAALGLQHVLVMYAGAVAVPLIIGRALKLPPEQVAFLISADLFACGLATLAQCLGILGVGIRLPVMMGVTFASVGPMLSMANDPSIGILGIYGSVIAAGIFGIIVAPFISRLLPLFPPVVTGTIIMVIGISLMRVGINWAGGGIPFFTQTIDGKVVQIANPNYGQLQGLGIALFVLLVILAFIRFGKGFVANVAVLLGIVAGAVLASALGLMHFEKVAAAPWFDVILPFHFGMPTFHLVPIITMCIVMIVVMIESLGMFLALSDMTGKPVDEKALARGLRADGVGTLLGGIFNTFPYTSFSQNVGLVGVTGVRSRWVTVTGGVIMLALGLLPKMAALVEAVPQVVLGGAGLVMFGMVAATGARILTGVDFKTNRNNLFIVAIAVGFGMIPLVSPNFFKALPHELHPLLESGILLCAIVAVVLNVFFNGVKKSSTEEIVAAAKQAEAH from the coding sequence ATGTCACAAGCCGTTCATCCCGTAGATGAAGTCCTGCCGACACCGAAACTCGCGGCGCTCGGCCTCCAGCATGTGCTCGTGATGTATGCCGGTGCGGTCGCCGTGCCGCTCATCATCGGCCGGGCGCTGAAGCTGCCGCCGGAGCAGGTGGCGTTCCTGATCTCGGCCGACCTGTTCGCCTGCGGCCTCGCCACCCTCGCCCAGTGCCTCGGCATCCTCGGCGTCGGCATCCGCCTGCCGGTGATGATGGGCGTCACCTTCGCGTCCGTCGGCCCCATGCTCTCCATGGCCAACGATCCGTCCATCGGCATCCTCGGCATCTACGGCTCGGTCATCGCCGCCGGCATCTTCGGCATCATCGTCGCCCCCTTCATCTCGCGCCTTCTGCCGCTGTTCCCGCCGGTGGTCACGGGCACCATCATCATGGTGATCGGCATCTCGCTGATGCGGGTGGGCATCAACTGGGCGGGCGGCGGCATCCCCTTCTTCACCCAGACCATCGACGGCAAGGTGGTGCAGATCGCCAACCCCAATTACGGGCAGCTGCAGGGCCTCGGCATCGCGCTGTTCGTGCTGCTGGTGATCCTCGCCTTCATCCGTTTCGGCAAGGGCTTCGTCGCCAACGTGGCGGTGCTGCTCGGCATCGTCGCCGGTGCGGTGCTCGCCTCAGCCCTGGGCCTCATGCATTTCGAGAAGGTCGCGGCGGCGCCGTGGTTCGACGTGATCCTGCCGTTCCACTTCGGCATGCCCACGTTCCACCTCGTGCCCATCATCACCATGTGCATCGTGATGATCGTGGTGATGATCGAGTCGCTGGGCATGTTCCTCGCCCTCTCCGACATGACCGGCAAGCCGGTGGACGAGAAGGCGCTCGCCCGCGGCCTCAGGGCCGATGGCGTGGGCACGCTGCTGGGCGGCATCTTCAACACCTTCCCCTACACCTCCTTCTCGCAGAACGTGGGCCTCGTCGGCGTCACCGGCGTTCGCTCGCGCTGGGTGACGGTGACGGGCGGCGTCATCATGCTCGCCCTCGGCCTTTTGCCGAAGATGGCCGCGCTGGTGGAGGCGGTTCCGCAGGTGGTGCTCGGCGGCGCGGGTCTCGTGATGTTCGGCATGGTGGCGGCCACCGGCGCGCGCATCCTCACCGGCGTCGATTTCAAGACCAACCGCAACAATCTCTTCATCGTCGCCATCGCGGTGGGCTTCGGCATGATCCCGCTGGTGTCGCCCAACTTCTTCAAGGCGCTGCCGCACGAGCTGCACCCGCTTCTGGAGAGCGGCATCCTGCTCTGCGCCATCGTCGCGGTCGTGCTCAACGTCTTCTTCAACGGCGTGAAGAAGAGCTCGACCGAGGAGATCGTCGCCGCCGCCAAGCAGGCCGAGGCGCACTGA
- the uraH gene encoding hydroxyisourate hydrolase: protein MGRLSTHVLDTVSGGPAAGVAVELYRLTAEGERALVTTRQTNADGRTDTPLLAGDDFIPGTYELVFHIGAHFRATGAPVADPPFLDVVPLRVTLIEGHYHVPLLCSPWSYSTYRGS from the coding sequence ATGGGGCGGCTGTCCACGCATGTGCTCGATACGGTGTCCGGCGGCCCTGCCGCCGGTGTCGCGGTTGAACTCTACCGGCTGACCGCGGAGGGCGAACGCGCCCTCGTCACCACCCGTCAGACCAATGCGGACGGCCGCACCGACACGCCCCTGCTGGCGGGCGACGACTTCATCCCCGGCACCTATGAGCTGGTCTTCCACATCGGCGCGCATTTCCGCGCCACGGGCGCGCCGGTCGCCGACCCGCCCTTCCTCGACGTGGTGCCGCTGCGCGTGACCCTCATCGAAGGCCACTATCACGTGCCGCTGCTGTGCTCCCCGTGGAGCTATTCCACCTATCGGGGATCCTGA